Proteins encoded by one window of Panicum virgatum strain AP13 chromosome 7N, P.virgatum_v5, whole genome shotgun sequence:
- the LOC120681705 gene encoding uncharacterized protein LOC120681705 isoform X1: protein MATTDACPAALRDQVLIPAANSDRVFFLGPAGDDDLVDLINVETNQLAYLRSNPSLDDWQRSFRSWPTPIAGWRTWYHRVAAQKFGTWDEQGIAHCIGLSVMGSAKHEAPLAALVYFWNNAINCFLFGHGPMAPSLLGVHMLTALNVHKESNPFLEKVTTHHRLEVGTQSSGWKSYILKYCKSEGPVDHQEHTAFLNIWLDMSFFSGSSLEPSSNYQYLAERLADGVKLPMGRYLLGTTFNMLHLASSRLRDGQPVGRLGGPWWFLQLWIHTFTALASDVNPLTISCPDLDTPEALQEIWPSVTFSDLP, encoded by the exons ATGGCGACCACTGATGCGTGCCCTGCG GCTTTGCGTGACCAGGTGTTGATCCCAGCAGCAAACAGCGACAGAGTGTTTTTTCTTGGGCCAGCCGGCGACGATGACCTCGTCGACTTGATAAACGTCGAAACCAATCAACTGGCGTACCTGCGATCCAACCCCTCCCTCGATGACTGGCAGCGTAGCTTCCGGTCTTGGCCAACGCCGATTGCTGGCTGGAGGACTTGGTACCACCGAGTTGCCGCTCAGAAATTCGGCACTTGGGACGAGCAAGGGATTGCACACTGCATCGGCCTGTCAGTGATGGGGTCAGCCAAGCACGAAGCACCACTGGCCGCGTTGGTGTACTTTTGGAACAACGCTATCAACTGCTTCCTCTTCGGGCACGGGCCAATGGCACCGAGTCTACTGGGCGTGCACATGCTGACTGCTCTGAATGTTCATAAAGAATCGAACCCGTTCCTGGAGAAGGTGACCACTCATCATCGGCTCGAGGTCGGGACGCAGTCGAGTGGATGGAAGTCATACATCCTCAAGTACTGCAAATCTGAAGGGCCTGTCGACCATCAGGAGCACACGGCATTCTTGAACATTTGGCTCGACATGTCTTTTTTCAGCGGGAGTTCCCTGGAGCCATCCTCCAATTATCAGTACTTGGCGGAGAGGCTGGCAGACGGAGTCAAACTGCCGATGGGTCGATATCTGCTCGGCACCACTTTCAACATGCTGCATCTGGCATCGAGTAGACTGCGCGACGGGCAGCCAGTCGGCCGTCTGGGAGGCCCCTGGTGGTTTCTGCAGTTATGGATTCATACTTTCACCGCGCTGGCGTCAGATGTCAATCCTTTGACGATCAGCTGCCCCGACCTCGACACTCCTGAAGCACTACAAGAAATCTGGCCTTCCGTGACGTTTTCAGACCTTCCGTGA
- the LOC120681705 gene encoding translation initiation factor IF-2-like isoform X2: MATARPSRPRPQSSSSASPPCPPSSESSTTRTDPLLPSSSPPPPTDPSGNIINPYELRRLKNCMRIKARLEELGLPCSQKLYEALGDQSDDKQTESSNKTARKKTGSKRSSDDMSAAGISPPAAKRFAPASSQRTTRVTRSQKSAPGPAAAQPTKRGTRAAPPAPMAATYGTQCNIL, from the exons atggccaccGCCCGTCCCTCTCGGCCCCGGCCGCAGTCGTCCTCCTCAGCGTCGCCCCCCTGTCCTCCGTCGTCCGAATCATCTACGACGCGCACAGATCCGCTGCTGCCGAGCTCTTCACCCCCTCCACCGACGGATCCTTCGGGGA ACATAATCAATCCGTATGAACTACGACGCCTCAAAAATTGTATGAGGATCAAGGCGCGGCTCGAAGAACTTGGCTTACCATGTAGTCAAAAATTGTATGAGGCTCTAGGAGATCAATCTGATGATAAGCAAACAGAG TCATCTAACAAGACTGCTCGCAAGAAAACTGGAAGTAAAAGATCTTCAGATGACATGTCTGCTGCTGGAATATCACCACCTGCTGCTAAGAGatttgctcctgcctcttcacAGCGAACCACGAGGGTCACAAGGTCACAAAAGTCTGCTCCTGGTCCTGCTGCTGCACAGCCAACTAAAAGGGGCACAAGAgctgctcctcctgctcctaTGGCTGCAACGTATGGAACTCAATGCAACATTCTCTAA
- the LOC120682939 gene encoding uncharacterized protein LOC120682939, with protein MKKATANKCRAETITPYELQRLKNCMRNKARIEALGLHTTRNEFDTMALMKSARASKGKDPEHSESEYAPGDDPSGEGHESDDSQTESTNKTARNKTGSKRTSDDMSAAGTSPRAAKRAAPAVAQPTTRLTRSQKAAPARAAAQPTTRGTRAAPPASRSSGVTSKLLLPVFIVDEATQQQDDQVPLTPDERAAGDECAEAHNEVQTEGKGSGSSKGTEYGKRSPKDDPC; from the exons ATGAAGAAGGCTACTGCCAACAAATGCCGCGCAG AAACAATCACTCCTTATGAACTACAACGCCTCAAAAATTGTATGAGGAACAAGGCGCGGATCGAAGCACTTGGCTtacataccaccagaaacgagTTTGACACTATGGCTCTAATGAAGAGTGCAAGGGCCTCAAAGGGTAAAGATCCTGAACACTCTGAATCCGAGTACGCTCCTGGAGATGATCCTTCCGGTGAAGGACATGAATCTGATGATAGCCAAACAGAG TCAACTAACAAGACTGCTCGCAACAAAACTGGAAGTAAAAGAACTTCAGATGACATGTCTGCTGCTGGAACGTCACCACGTGCTGCTAAGAGAGCTGCTCCTGCTGTTGCACAGCCAACCACGAGGCTCACAAGGTCGCAGAAGGCTGCTCCTGCTCGTGCTGCTGCACAGCCAACTACAAGGGGCACAAGAGCTGCTCCTCCTGCTTCCAGATCCTCTGGTGTCACA TCTAAGCTTCTACTTCCTGTCTTTATTGTAGATGAGGCCACTCAACAGCAAGATGACCAGGTCCCCTTGACACCTGACGAACGCGCTGCAGGTGATGAGTGTGCGGAGGCGCACAATGAAGTACAGACTGAAGGCAA AGGTAGCGGCAGTTCCAAGGGGACAGAGTATGGGAAAAGGTCTCCAAAAGATGACCCGTGCTAG